From the Paludisphaera mucosa genome, one window contains:
- a CDS encoding thymidine phosphorylase: MVRAVDVIRKKRDGEALATAEIDWMVEGIARGDVADYQWSALLMAIVLKGMDRSETVALTDAMMRSGVVVDLSATPGAKVDKHSTGGVGDKTSLILAPIAAAAGVLVPMVSGRGLGHTGGTLDKLESIPGFTVDVDLDRYREILGETGLVLIGQTKEIAPADKFLYAMRDATSTVESIPLIAASIMSKKLAEGIDGLVLDVKTGGGAFMVALEDSRLLAETMCDVGRSMGKKMVALITRMDQPLGRAVGNAVEVAESVACLKGEGPEDLTGLSLDLAAEMVLLAGLAGTLDEARGICERTVADGTALERFRRLIAAQGGDPRVIDDPGLLPQPRRTIELKADRSGRVARLDARPIGDATMLLGAGRARVDSAIDPAVGVILHKKLGDAVELGESLCTILVNDESELERAVAKIAAAYHWRDGPVETPSLIVDRLVRVE; encoded by the coding sequence ATGGTCCGCGCGGTGGACGTCATCCGGAAGAAGCGCGACGGCGAGGCGCTCGCGACGGCCGAGATCGACTGGATGGTCGAGGGCATCGCGCGAGGCGACGTCGCCGACTACCAATGGTCGGCGCTGCTGATGGCGATCGTGCTGAAGGGGATGGACCGCTCCGAGACCGTGGCCCTGACCGACGCGATGATGCGCTCGGGCGTCGTGGTCGACCTGTCGGCGACCCCGGGCGCGAAGGTCGACAAGCACAGCACCGGCGGCGTGGGCGACAAGACCTCGCTGATCCTGGCGCCGATCGCCGCCGCGGCCGGCGTGCTCGTGCCGATGGTCTCGGGCCGCGGCCTGGGCCACACCGGGGGGACGCTCGACAAGCTGGAGTCGATCCCCGGCTTCACGGTTGACGTCGACCTCGACCGCTACCGCGAGATCCTCGGCGAGACCGGCCTGGTCTTGATCGGCCAGACGAAGGAGATCGCGCCCGCCGACAAGTTCCTGTACGCCATGCGCGACGCCACGTCGACCGTCGAGTCGATCCCCCTGATCGCGGCGTCGATCATGTCGAAGAAGCTGGCCGAGGGGATCGACGGCCTGGTCCTCGACGTCAAGACCGGCGGCGGCGCGTTCATGGTGGCCCTCGAAGACTCGCGGCTCCTGGCCGAGACGATGTGCGACGTCGGCCGCTCGATGGGCAAGAAGATGGTCGCCCTGATCACGAGGATGGACCAGCCGCTGGGCCGGGCGGTCGGCAACGCGGTCGAGGTCGCCGAGAGCGTCGCCTGCCTGAAGGGGGAGGGGCCCGAGGACCTGACGGGGCTCTCGCTCGACCTGGCGGCCGAGATGGTCCTGCTCGCGGGCCTGGCCGGGACGCTCGACGAGGCGCGCGGGATCTGCGAGCGGACGGTCGCCGACGGCACGGCGTTGGAACGGTTCCGCCGCCTGATCGCGGCGCAAGGGGGCGATCCCCGGGTCATCGACGATCCGGGCCTGCTGCCCCAACCGCGACGGACCATCGAGCTGAAGGCCGACCGGTCCGGCCGGGTCGCCCGGCTCGACGCCCGGCCGATCGGCGACGCCACGATGCTCCTGGGCGCGGGGAGGGCCCGCGTCGACTCGGCCATCGACCCGGCCGTGGGGGTGATCCTCCACAAGAAGCTCGGCGACGCCGTCGAGCTGGGCGAGTCGCTCTGCACGATCCTGGTGAACGACGAGTCCGAGCTGGAGCGCGCCGTCGCGAAGATCGCGGCCGCCTACCACTGGAGGGACGGGCCCGTGGAGACCCCTTCGCTGATCGTGGACCGGCTGGTGAGGGTCGAATGA
- a CDS encoding UDP-2,3-diacylglucosamine diphosphatase, giving the protein MSDYFLSDVHLREDRPERGRRLVQFVERLAPGDRLLIAGDLCDFWMGSRGTPEDLAKDETLRALIAFREAGGSLTILPGNHDLWLVPFYERTLGATILSEPALVESHGLRLHIVHGHLLGARRKWKAAMESREFFRSFGALPHTAARALDVVLEAKNRRGLAADEQRHLAVFREYADHLQDGADIVVFGHVHRAVDLPGRPRLVVLGGWQNRVSYLEIDAAGASFHIEGGSPEDGLASPFPVPPNRNDPSHASS; this is encoded by the coding sequence GTGAGCGACTACTTCCTGAGTGACGTCCACCTTCGCGAAGACCGCCCCGAGCGCGGCCGTCGCCTCGTCCAGTTCGTGGAACGGCTCGCCCCCGGCGACCGGCTCCTGATCGCCGGCGACCTCTGCGACTTCTGGATGGGGTCCCGCGGCACGCCCGAAGACCTGGCGAAAGACGAGACGCTGCGGGCGTTGATCGCCTTTCGCGAGGCCGGCGGCTCATTGACGATCCTCCCCGGCAACCACGACCTCTGGCTCGTACCGTTCTACGAGCGAACCCTGGGCGCGACGATCCTGTCCGAGCCGGCCCTGGTGGAAAGTCATGGGCTGCGGCTCCACATCGTGCACGGCCACCTGCTGGGGGCGCGGCGGAAGTGGAAGGCCGCCATGGAATCGCGGGAATTCTTCCGGAGCTTCGGGGCGCTCCCCCACACGGCCGCTCGCGCGCTCGACGTCGTCCTCGAGGCCAAGAACCGGCGCGGTCTGGCGGCGGACGAGCAGCGCCACCTGGCGGTCTTCCGCGAGTACGCCGACCACCTGCAAGACGGCGCCGACATCGTCGTCTTCGGCCACGTCCACCGGGCCGTCGACCTGCCGGGTCGGCCTCGCCTGGTCGTCCTCGGAGGCTGGCAGAATCGCGTCAGCTATCTCGAGATCGACGCCGCCGGCGCGAGTTTCCACATCGAGGGCGGCTCGCCCGAGGACGGCCTCGCGTCGCCCTTCCCAGTCCCGCCGAACCGCAACGATCCGAGCCACGCATCCTCATGA
- a CDS encoding PHP domain-containing protein, which produces MKFDHHLHTSRHSPDSVMDPWKMLDQARKIGLDGVVITEHDHQWEADELAELNRAGKGLKVFSGVEVSAREGHFLVYGLPDLDEVGPGIGVGELLKVVDRLGAAIVAAHPFRWLQPFDEIVARHGAAFHGVEYVSNNVTAETRAQADTLLAKSPMARTGSSDAHDVDTLGCYYSEFDGPIESMADFVAALRRGAVSPRHRVGARLTSGPV; this is translated from the coding sequence ATGAAATTCGATCATCATCTGCATACGTCCCGCCACTCGCCCGACAGCGTCATGGATCCGTGGAAGATGCTCGACCAGGCCCGGAAGATCGGCCTCGACGGCGTCGTGATCACCGAGCACGACCACCAGTGGGAGGCCGACGAGCTGGCCGAGCTGAATCGCGCCGGAAAGGGGCTGAAGGTCTTCTCGGGCGTCGAGGTCTCGGCGCGCGAGGGCCACTTCCTCGTCTACGGGCTGCCGGACCTGGACGAGGTCGGGCCGGGGATCGGCGTGGGCGAGCTGCTCAAGGTCGTCGACCGCCTCGGGGCCGCCATCGTGGCCGCGCACCCGTTCCGCTGGCTCCAGCCGTTCGACGAGATCGTCGCCCGCCACGGCGCGGCCTTCCACGGCGTCGAATACGTCAGCAACAACGTCACCGCCGAGACCCGCGCGCAGGCCGATACGCTCCTGGCGAAGTCGCCCATGGCCCGCACGGGATCCAGCGACGCCCACGACGTCGACACCCTCGGCTGCTACTACAGCGAGTTCGACGGCCCTATCGAGTCGATGGCCGACTTCGTCGCGGCCCTCCGCCGAGGCGCCGTCAGCCCCCGCCATCGCGTCGGGGCGCGGCTGACTTCGGGGCCGGTCTGA
- a CDS encoding arylsulfatase B, producing MNMFGMTFGGRTAFWSLAGAVALTACLTPPSARAEEPKKPNIVVILADDMGWGDVGWHGSQIATPNLDRLAASGARLEQFYVQPVCSPTRAAFMTGRYPMRHGLQVGVVRPWAQYGLPLDERTLPQALKEAGYETAIAGKWHLGHFRPEYLPTRRGFDHQYGHYNGALDYNTHVRDDGHDWHRDDKENHDKGYSTHLLAGEAVRVIAEHDVARPLFLYVPFNGVHAPHQVPDRYKEPYSTLAEPRRTYAGMLAAVDEAVGQIAGAIAKKGIGDHTLIVFSSDNGGPNPGRVTSNGPLRGAKATLFEGGVRVAAFANWPGRIKPGSVVNAPLHIVDLYPTFLKLAGASTDQSLPLDGRDAWSAIVEGKASPHDAILLNATQTNGAIRVGDWKLIVGRPGGPGEAEADGAPAPAVPADAGRVLLFNLAEDPYEKRDLAASQPAKVAELRARYDALAAQAVPPRAAPKPPGFRSPRVWGQSD from the coding sequence ATGAACATGTTCGGGATGACGTTCGGCGGACGTACGGCTTTCTGGTCGTTGGCTGGGGCGGTCGCTCTGACGGCATGCCTGACGCCCCCATCGGCGCGGGCGGAGGAGCCGAAGAAGCCGAACATCGTGGTGATCCTCGCGGACGACATGGGGTGGGGGGACGTCGGCTGGCACGGCTCGCAGATCGCGACCCCGAACCTCGACAGGTTGGCGGCGTCGGGGGCGCGGCTGGAGCAGTTCTACGTCCAACCGGTCTGCTCGCCGACGCGTGCGGCGTTCATGACGGGGCGGTATCCGATGCGCCACGGGCTGCAGGTGGGCGTCGTCCGGCCGTGGGCACAATACGGGCTGCCGCTGGATGAGCGGACGCTGCCTCAGGCGCTCAAGGAGGCCGGGTACGAAACGGCGATCGCCGGCAAGTGGCATCTCGGCCACTTCCGGCCCGAGTACCTGCCCACGCGCCGGGGGTTCGACCACCAGTACGGCCACTACAACGGCGCACTCGACTACAACACCCACGTGCGCGACGACGGCCATGACTGGCACCGCGACGACAAGGAGAACCACGACAAGGGTTATAGCACCCACCTCCTCGCCGGCGAGGCCGTCCGCGTGATCGCCGAGCACGACGTCGCCCGTCCGCTCTTCCTGTACGTCCCGTTCAACGGGGTGCACGCGCCGCACCAGGTCCCGGATCGCTACAAGGAGCCTTACTCGACCCTCGCCGAGCCGCGACGGACCTACGCGGGGATGCTCGCGGCGGTCGACGAGGCGGTCGGCCAAATCGCCGGGGCGATCGCGAAGAAGGGGATCGGCGACCACACCCTGATCGTCTTCTCCAGCGACAACGGCGGCCCGAACCCCGGCCGAGTGACCAGCAACGGCCCGCTCCGCGGGGCCAAGGCGACGCTCTTCGAGGGCGGCGTGCGGGTCGCCGCGTTCGCCAACTGGCCGGGACGGATCAAGCCCGGCTCGGTCGTGAACGCCCCGCTGCATATCGTCGACCTGTACCCGACCTTCCTCAAGCTCGCCGGCGCATCGACCGACCAGTCGCTGCCCCTCGACGGCCGCGACGCCTGGTCGGCGATCGTCGAGGGCAAGGCCTCGCCTCACGACGCCATCCTGCTCAACGCCACCCAGACCAACGGCGCGATCCGCGTCGGCGACTGGAAGCTGATCGTGGGCCGACCGGGCGGACCCGGCGAAGCCGAGGCGGACGGAGCCCCGGCCCCGGCCGTCCCCGCCGACGCCGGCCGCGTCCTGCTGTTCAACCTCGCCGAAGACCCCTACGAGAAGCGCGACCTGGCCGCGAGCCAGCCCGCCAAGGTCGCCGAACTGCGCGCCCGTTACGACGCCCTCGCCGCGCAGGCCGTCCCCCCCAGGGCCGCCCCCAAGCCGCCCGGCTTCCGCTCGCCGCGGGTCTGGGGACAGTCGGACTGA
- a CDS encoding DUF1802 family protein codes for MSELPTDCDVGFKEWSGVCEALASGRQTLILRKGGIAEDGGVFTPEHRAFWLYPTRLHEAQQGLRDEPSASTPGPTDPLIVPIRSLAVVDSIHHLEREDALDALETFHVWTPETVLKRFHYRRPGLWALGVRVWTRSQATELTATPEQLGCKTWVWLDPPLATSGLAPALDDAAWLDRRGRLLAAIGSNETGGRPA; via the coding sequence ATGAGCGAACTCCCGACCGATTGCGACGTCGGCTTCAAGGAATGGAGCGGGGTCTGCGAGGCCCTGGCCTCGGGGCGGCAGACGCTCATCCTCCGCAAAGGCGGGATCGCCGAGGACGGCGGCGTCTTCACGCCCGAACATCGCGCCTTCTGGCTCTATCCGACCCGCCTGCACGAGGCGCAGCAGGGACTCCGCGACGAACCCTCGGCCTCGACCCCCGGACCGACCGACCCCCTGATCGTACCGATCCGCTCCCTGGCGGTCGTCGATTCGATCCATCACCTCGAACGCGAGGACGCCCTCGACGCGCTGGAGACGTTCCACGTCTGGACGCCCGAAACGGTCCTCAAGCGGTTCCATTATCGTCGCCCCGGGCTCTGGGCCCTGGGAGTTCGCGTGTGGACCCGGAGCCAGGCGACGGAGCTGACCGCGACGCCCGAGCAGCTCGGCTGCAAGACGTGGGTCTGGCTCGACCCGCCGCTCGCGACGAGCGGACTCGCGCCGGCCCTCGACGACGCCGCCTGGCTCGACAGGCGGGGCCGGCTGCTCGCGGCGATCGGCTCGAACGAGACGGGCGGGCGGCCCGCATGA
- the upp gene encoding uracil phosphoribosyltransferase, whose translation MSSVYASSHPIVHQKLAALRGVATRPPEFRALVRSLALLLGQEATADLPTREVSVRTPLGPARSFVLADVVGIVPVLRAGLGMADGLIELLPEAEVWHIGLYRDEATLRPMEYYNKLPARPRLTVALVVDPMLATGGSAVRTCEILKAAGVPRLKLISLIAAPEGIARMAQAMPDVPIHVGAVDDRLTDVAFIYPGLGDAGDRQFGTTPDRHES comes from the coding sequence GTGTCGTCGGTTTACGCGTCGTCGCATCCGATCGTCCATCAGAAGCTCGCGGCGCTCCGGGGCGTCGCCACTCGGCCGCCGGAATTCCGGGCCTTGGTGCGGAGCCTCGCCCTCCTGCTCGGCCAGGAGGCGACCGCCGACCTGCCGACGCGCGAGGTCTCAGTGCGGACGCCGCTCGGCCCGGCGCGGTCGTTCGTGCTCGCCGACGTCGTCGGGATCGTCCCGGTGCTGCGCGCGGGGCTGGGCATGGCGGACGGCCTGATCGAGCTGCTCCCCGAGGCCGAGGTCTGGCACATCGGCCTCTATCGCGACGAGGCCACGCTGCGGCCGATGGAGTACTACAACAAGCTCCCCGCGCGGCCCCGGCTGACGGTCGCGCTGGTGGTCGATCCGATGCTCGCCACCGGCGGCTCCGCCGTGCGCACCTGCGAGATCCTCAAGGCCGCCGGCGTCCCCCGGCTCAAGCTGATCTCGCTCATCGCCGCGCCCGAGGGGATCGCGCGGATGGCCCAGGCCATGCCAGACGTCCCCATCCACGTCGGCGCCGTCGACGATCGGCTGACCGACGTCGCCTTCATCTACCCCGGGCTCGGCGACGCCGGCGACCGCCAGTTCGGCACGACGCCCGATCGCCACGAATCCTAG
- a CDS encoding rhomboid family intramembrane serine protease: protein MNLRLLAREVREYPATVLFSLSWVVVFVAMVAVHLRDVPAPTWGRLLLTGMGDGRRFGDLTIADLANGEYWRLITCNFVHYSAIHIGMNLFAFYLLGALLESWYGSWTLVAIYGTTGVFGNLLSTLARRAIGSNPLIHSGGGSVVIMGLIGLCAAAGWASRSSRDRELTWQMLKALAITGALGLAFPRYIDNWGHAGGALVGLPIGLAHRRLRADQYSHWVWGAGVAWSLILVAGGLAQARSDRNERGARAMTALRQELDAHFTAYRVILAVRQWAYQGGDSRGLATLLRSQVALLDREPTRAAYRRMLPLANEFARRKPTAAELEAFRRDLEAVRKPLHDAADARLKAYWAGRRQMDASAAGTRPAATPPVRPAPKSAAPRRDGGG from the coding sequence ATGAATCTCCGCCTCCTCGCCCGCGAAGTCCGCGAGTATCCCGCCACGGTCCTCTTCAGTTTGAGCTGGGTCGTCGTCTTCGTCGCGATGGTCGCCGTCCATCTCCGCGACGTCCCGGCGCCGACCTGGGGCCGCCTGCTGCTGACGGGCATGGGCGACGGCCGCCGCTTCGGCGATTTGACCATCGCGGACCTGGCGAACGGCGAGTACTGGCGGCTGATCACGTGCAACTTCGTGCATTACAGCGCGATCCACATCGGGATGAACCTGTTCGCGTTCTACCTGCTGGGGGCCCTGCTGGAATCGTGGTACGGATCGTGGACGCTGGTCGCGATCTACGGGACCACGGGCGTCTTCGGCAACCTGCTGTCGACCCTGGCGAGGCGCGCGATCGGCTCCAACCCGCTGATCCACTCGGGCGGCGGCTCGGTGGTCATCATGGGGCTGATCGGCCTTTGCGCGGCGGCCGGATGGGCGTCGCGGTCGTCGCGCGACCGCGAGCTGACCTGGCAGATGCTCAAGGCCCTGGCGATCACCGGGGCGCTCGGGCTGGCCTTCCCTCGCTACATCGACAACTGGGGCCACGCCGGCGGCGCGCTCGTGGGCCTGCCGATCGGGCTGGCGCATCGCCGCCTGCGCGCCGACCAGTACAGCCACTGGGTCTGGGGCGCGGGCGTGGCTTGGTCCCTGATCCTGGTGGCGGGGGGGCTCGCCCAGGCCCGCTCGGACCGGAACGAGCGGGGCGCCCGCGCGATGACGGCGCTTCGGCAGGAACTCGACGCCCACTTCACCGCCTACCGCGTGATCCTGGCGGTCCGGCAATGGGCCTATCAGGGGGGCGATTCGCGCGGGCTGGCCACGCTGCTGCGGTCGCAGGTCGCGCTGCTCGACCGCGAGCCGACCCGGGCGGCCTATCGTCGCATGCTCCCCTTGGCGAACGAGTTCGCCCGTCGCAAGCCGACGGCGGCCGAGCTCGAGGCCTTCCGCCGCGACCTGGAGGCCGTCCGGAAGCCGCTGCACGACGCCGCCGACGCGCGCCTGAAGGCGTACTGGGCGGGGCGTCGCCAGATGGATGCGTCGGCCGCCGGGACCCGGCCCGCCGCGACGCCGCCCGTCAGACCGGCCCCGAAGTCAGCCGCGCCCCGACGCGATGGCGGGGGCTGA
- a CDS encoding DUF5131 family protein: MSDKTRIEWTDATWNPVRGCTKITPGCAHCYAETFAERFRGVPGHPYERGFDLRPVPHKLFDPLRWTKPRMVFVNSMSDLFHKDVTDEYVMRVAEVMRVANWHTYQVLTKRSERLAAMLANELRDRAGESHVWWGVSVENRRHGLPRIEHLRAAPAVVRFLSVEPLLEDLGDVDLAGIAWMIVGGESGHGARPMAPEWVESLRDQCAAQGVRFFFKQWGGVRKAKAGRELDGRTYDEVPPPSVHPMPDARARAELIRDLESRFAATTS; the protein is encoded by the coding sequence TTGAGCGACAAGACCAGGATCGAATGGACCGACGCGACCTGGAACCCGGTGCGGGGCTGCACCAAGATCACCCCCGGCTGCGCCCACTGCTACGCCGAAACCTTCGCCGAGCGGTTCCGGGGCGTCCCCGGCCACCCTTATGAACGGGGCTTCGACCTCCGGCCGGTCCCCCACAAGCTCTTCGACCCCCTGCGCTGGACGAAGCCCCGGATGGTCTTCGTCAACTCGATGAGCGACCTCTTCCACAAGGACGTCACCGACGAGTACGTCATGAGGGTCGCCGAGGTCATGCGCGTCGCGAACTGGCACACTTACCAGGTGCTGACCAAGCGCTCCGAGAGACTCGCCGCGATGCTGGCGAACGAACTGCGCGACCGCGCCGGCGAATCCCACGTCTGGTGGGGCGTGAGCGTCGAGAACCGCCGCCACGGCCTGCCGCGGATCGAGCACCTCCGCGCCGCCCCCGCCGTCGTCCGATTTCTGTCGGTCGAGCCCTTGCTCGAGGACCTGGGTGACGTCGACCTGGCCGGCATCGCCTGGATGATCGTGGGGGGCGAGAGCGGCCACGGCGCCCGGCCGATGGCACCGGAGTGGGTCGAGAGCCTCCGCGACCAGTGCGCCGCCCAGGGCGTTCGGTTCTTCTTCAAGCAGTGGGGCGGCGTTCGTAAGGCGAAGGCGGGCCGCGAGCTGGACGGCCGGACCTACGACGAGGTCCCGCCGCCCAGCGTCCATCCCATGCCCGACGCCCGCGCCCGCGCGGAGTTGATTCGCGACCTGGAATCGAGGTTCGCGGCGACGACGTCGTGA
- a CDS encoding NupC/NupG family nucleoside CNT transporter: protein MRRLIPILIVAAFATATSAAADPGQAGGASAGDDRAAAAASASIPADPAAPDAQATEVVRVGEVEVRKGYRLTLGPWSLRFSAPEDVDLFDWADRLRGLVGMALILAIAVYLSTDRRAISRRVVFWGLALQWLFAILVLRAPVGVRVLREAGTLVESVLNCALDGARFVFGPALVDADGPVGFVFAFRVLPTVIFVAALFAVLYHLGVMQWIVRSFAVAMAWLMGISGAESLDVAASLFLGQTEAPLTIRPYLAKLTNSELMTVMTAGMAHVSGGVMAAYFAYGVEPRHVLTAVVMTAPGAVLLSKLLVPETEKPETLGGIRRHDDREDANILDAAARGTRDGLSLSLNIAAVLIAFVGLVALVNLTLSPTGYKLENVFGWALAPVAYLLGVPWEDCRAVGGLMGTRTVLNELIAFQQLDAMRPALMERSVVIASFALCGFANVSSIGIQIGGIGALAPDRRKDLARLGGRALLAGTMANFLSACIAGILL, encoded by the coding sequence ATGCGAAGGCTGATCCCGATCCTGATCGTCGCGGCCTTCGCGACGGCGACCTCGGCCGCGGCCGACCCGGGCCAGGCCGGCGGGGCCTCGGCCGGCGACGATCGCGCCGCGGCCGCGGCCTCCGCCTCCATCCCCGCCGATCCGGCGGCCCCCGACGCGCAGGCGACGGAGGTCGTGCGGGTCGGAGAGGTCGAGGTCCGGAAGGGATACCGGCTAACGCTGGGCCCCTGGAGCCTGCGGTTTTCGGCGCCGGAGGACGTCGACCTCTTCGACTGGGCCGACCGGCTCCGGGGCCTGGTCGGCATGGCCCTGATCCTGGCGATCGCGGTATATCTCTCGACGGACCGGCGGGCGATCTCGCGCCGCGTCGTGTTCTGGGGCCTGGCGCTCCAGTGGCTCTTCGCGATCCTCGTGCTGCGCGCCCCGGTGGGGGTGCGAGTTCTCCGCGAAGCCGGCACGCTCGTCGAGTCGGTGCTGAACTGCGCACTCGACGGCGCCCGGTTCGTCTTCGGGCCCGCGCTGGTCGACGCCGACGGCCCCGTCGGCTTCGTCTTCGCCTTCCGCGTACTGCCCACGGTGATCTTCGTCGCGGCGCTCTTCGCGGTGCTCTACCATCTGGGCGTGATGCAGTGGATCGTCCGCTCGTTCGCCGTGGCGATGGCCTGGCTGATGGGGATCAGCGGGGCCGAGTCGCTGGACGTCGCGGCCTCGCTCTTCCTGGGCCAGACCGAGGCCCCGCTCACCATCCGGCCGTATCTCGCCAAGCTCACGAACTCCGAGCTGATGACGGTCATGACGGCCGGCATGGCGCACGTCTCGGGGGGCGTGATGGCGGCCTATTTCGCCTACGGCGTCGAGCCGCGGCACGTGCTGACGGCCGTCGTGATGACGGCCCCGGGCGCGGTGCTGCTGTCCAAGCTGCTCGTGCCCGAGACCGAGAAGCCCGAGACGCTGGGCGGGATCCGCCGCCACGACGACCGCGAGGACGCCAACATCCTCGACGCCGCCGCGCGGGGCACGCGCGACGGCCTCAGCCTGTCGCTCAACATCGCCGCGGTCCTGATCGCCTTCGTCGGGTTGGTCGCGCTCGTCAACCTGACTCTCAGCCCGACGGGGTACAAGCTGGAGAACGTCTTCGGCTGGGCCCTGGCGCCGGTCGCCTACCTACTCGGCGTCCCCTGGGAGGACTGCCGGGCCGTCGGCGGCCTGATGGGGACGCGGACCGTGCTGAATGAGCTGATCGCCTTCCAGCAGCTCGACGCGATGCGGCCCGCCCTCATGGAACGCTCGGTGGTGATCGCCAGCTTCGCCCTCTGCGGCTTCGCGAACGTCAGCTCGATCGGGATCCAGATCGGCGGCATCGGCGCCCTGGCGCCGGACCGCCGGAAGGACCTGGCCCGGCTCGGCGGGCGGGCCTTGCTGGCCGGAACCATGGCCAACTTCCTCTCGGCCTGCATCGCGGGGATCCTGCTATGA
- a CDS encoding MBL fold metallo-hydrolase, with product MTFQFAVLGSGSKGNSALFRQQGAGLLIDAGLGVRLLAERLASVGSDWSHLSAVVLTHTHGDHVDTGVFRGMARRGIPLYCHEGHHQNLDRDEGFKALDRLGLVRCYDDRPFMAPSGFRVEPVTAWHDGGPTFGFRLEAGAGRKRRGVAVGYLTDTGTWCDATADALVDVDVLGVEFNHDVMMQRTSGRHPALIARNLGDRGHLSNRQAADLVSSILARSRRDRVSHLVLLHLSDQCNRPEIALREAGEAVRESGRQVLIHAARQAPAHPDLSFGPTRSAAYWKPHGAASRTARPSSARRRPSDACGFLPGLNLESS from the coding sequence ATGACCTTCCAGTTCGCCGTACTGGGCAGCGGCTCGAAGGGCAACTCCGCGTTGTTCCGGCAGCAAGGCGCGGGCCTCTTGATCGACGCCGGCCTCGGCGTCCGGCTGCTGGCCGAGCGGCTGGCGAGCGTCGGCTCGGACTGGTCGCACCTGTCGGCCGTCGTGCTGACCCATACCCACGGCGATCACGTCGACACCGGGGTCTTCCGGGGCATGGCGCGACGCGGGATCCCGCTCTACTGCCACGAAGGCCACCACCAGAACCTCGATCGCGACGAGGGCTTCAAGGCCCTCGACCGGCTGGGCCTGGTCCGCTGCTACGACGACCGGCCGTTCATGGCCCCGAGCGGGTTCCGGGTCGAGCCCGTGACCGCCTGGCACGACGGCGGGCCGACGTTCGGCTTCCGCCTCGAGGCCGGCGCGGGCCGCAAGCGGCGCGGGGTCGCGGTGGGCTACCTGACCGACACCGGGACCTGGTGCGACGCCACGGCCGACGCCCTCGTCGACGTCGACGTCCTGGGCGTGGAGTTCAACCACGACGTGATGATGCAGAGGACGTCGGGGCGGCACCCGGCCCTGATCGCGCGGAACCTCGGGGATCGCGGCCACCTCTCCAACCGCCAGGCGGCCGACCTGGTCTCCTCGATCCTCGCCCGCTCGCGGCGCGACCGGGTGAGCCACCTGGTCCTGCTGCACCTGAGCGACCAGTGCAACCGGCCGGAGATCGCCCTCCGCGAGGCCGGCGAGGCGGTCCGCGAGAGCGGCCGGCAGGTCCTGATCCACGCGGCCCGGCAGGCCCCCGCGCACCCCGACCTGAGCTTCGGCCCGACGCGTTCGGCGGCCTACTGGAAGCCCCACGGGGCCGCGTCGAGGACCGCCCGGCCCAGCTCGGCCCGGCGGCGGCCGTCGGACGCCTGCGGGTTCCTGCCCGGCTTGAACCTGGAGAGTTCGTGA